A window from Acropora palmata chromosome 14, jaAcrPala1.3, whole genome shotgun sequence encodes these proteins:
- the LOC141865615 gene encoding uncharacterized protein LOC141865615 codes for MERFPDGAILVTIDVVALYPNIPHDEGLEALQRTLNKRSNPVIPTDHIVDLAELVLKNNNFKFDGSHFLQKRGTAIGTRMAPAYANLFMHHLESQLLNLAPVKPYLWLRYIDDIFMIWTAGEQSLLEFLQWINQLHNNIKFTWDWSKRTINYLDVQIIDNNGVIETDLYTKPTDKHQYLFHTSCHPKGG; via the coding sequence ATGGAGAGGTTTCCGGACGGAGCGATTCTGGTCACAATTGACGTGGTCGCTCTTTATCCCAACATTCCTCATGATGAAGGTTTGGAAGCTCTGCAACGAACTCTGAACAAGAGATCTAACCCTGTGATTCCTACCGATCATATTGTCGACCTGGCTGAATTGGTTCTcaagaacaacaactttaaatttGATGGCAGCCATTTTTTACAAAAGCGTGGTACAGCCATTGGTACAAGGATGGCACCTGCATATGCTAATTTATTTATGCACCACCTCGAATCGCAGTTACTGAATTTAGCTCCAGTCAAACCCTATCTTTGGCTCAGGTACATTGATGATATTTTCATGATCTGGACAGCTGGGGAACAATCACTTCTAGAGTTCCTTCAGTGGATAAATCAGTTACACAACAACATCAAGTTTACATGGGACTGGTCAAAACGTACCATTAATTATCTAGATGTACAAATTATCGACAACAATGGTGTTATTGAAACTGATTTATACACTAAGCCTACTGATAAGCATCAGTACTTGTTCCATACTTCATGTCATCCAAAGGGGGGTTAA